A stretch of the Lolium perenne isolate Kyuss_39 chromosome 3, Kyuss_2.0, whole genome shotgun sequence genome encodes the following:
- the LOC127345926 gene encoding uncharacterized protein isoform X1 yields the protein MGSCLRAADFRCRTQLSRLFRPAACGGGARLSSTGSGMERGRLLAPFPPREQATARVCMVSSFATELLEIRSREPSPPLHVLVIPGNPGIVGFYKDFVEALYENLGGQASVTAIGHISHGQKDCERGRLFSLQEQIDHKVDFLEKEVLHTEQSIILVGHSIGAYIGLEIFKRLQKKVNFFVGLYPFLSLNKSSLKQSTIGYIARSSLLSKGVSLLASFIGSLQPSVTKSIVRRFLGSSWSAAAVDAGCSHLLQYHTMHNVLFMAKTEFLKLHEEPDWNFIRAKQDQIAFLFGVDDHWGPLAHMEEISKHAPEVALSVEKEGHTHGYCCTEAGSFWVADYVADLIKNQMTIRDT from the exons ATGG GATCGTGCCTGCGCGCGGCTGATTTCCGGTGCAGAACACAG CTCTCCAGGCTGTTTAGACCGGCGGCCtgcggcggcggggcgaggctttCGAGCACCGGATCCGGCATGGAGAGAGGGAGGCTCCTCGCGCCGTTCCCTCCGAGGGAGCAGGCCACGGCCAGGGTGTGCATGGTCTCCAG CTTTGCGACGGAGTTGCTTGAGATAAGATCCAGAGAGCCATCGCCGCCGCTTCACGTGCTAGTCATCCCCGGCAATCCAG GTATTGTTGGGTTCTACAAGGACTTTGTTGAAGCCCTCTACGAAAACCTTGGTGGGCAGGCATCTGTTACGG CAATTGGGCATATTTCACATGGCCAGAAG GATTGTGAGCGTGGAAGATTGTTTTCGTTGCAGGAACAAATTGATCACAAG GTTGATTTTCTTGAGAAAGAGGTTCTGCATACCGAGCAATCAATTATTCTG GTGGGTCATTCTATTGGTGCATACATAGGTCTGGAGATATTCAAGAGACTCCAGAAAAAG GTAAACTTTTTTGTAGGGCTATACCCATTTTTGTCATTAAACAAGAGCTCTCTGAAGCAATCAACAATTGGATATATTGCAAG GTCATCTCTCCTTAGTAAAGGGGTTAGTTTGCTTGCGTCTTTTATTGGCTCACTCCAACCTTCAGTTACAAAGAGCATTGTGAGACGGTTCCTTGGATCTTCTTGGTCTGCAGCGGCAGTCGATGCTGGTTGCAGCCATCTCTTGCAG TACCACACGATGCACAATGTGCTTTTCATGGCAAAGACGGAATTCCTAAAG CTTCATGAAGAACCAGACTGGAATTTCATTAGAGCAAAACAAGACCAAATTGCTTTTCTGTTTGGTGTGGATGATCACTGGGGTCCTTTAGCTCACATGGAAGAG ATCTCAAAGCATGCTCCTGAGGTTGCCTTGTCGGTCGAGAAAGAAGGTCACACACATGGCTACTGCTGCACGGAGGCCGGATCCTTCTGGGTTGCTGACTATGTTGCGGACTTGATTAAAAACCAAATGACCATCAGAGATACCTGA
- the LOC127338935 gene encoding pterocarpan synthase 1 produces MAWPSRALSLLFLSHLIVAMADPSFMCPIVPCEREINLRLYLHQVIDGPDHNQVVTVNSGHRSWFGTTAVIDWTVTDAPEPDATIVARAKGMQVQADLDGPGWFHYFSMVFQDPRFKGSTLAVMGQYLLEGEMAIMGGTGEFAMARGVIKYKTVVNTRRESYKELDIHALYVTRSGQQSIPSSSIIV; encoded by the exons ATGGCCTGGCCTAGCCGCGCCCtgtcccttctcttcctctcgcATTTGATTGTTGCCATGGCTGACCCTTCCTTCATGTGCCCCATTGTTCCCTGTGAGCGTGAGATAAACTTGCGTTTGTACTTACACCAAGTAATTGATGGACCAGATCACAACCAGGTGGTTACAGTTAATTCTGGCCACCGATCATGGTTTGGTACGACCGCTGTTATCGACTGGACAGTTACCGATGCGCCTGAACCCGATGCGACAATTGTAGCTCGTGCAAAAGGAATGCAAGTGCAAGCAGACTTAGATGGTCCCGGCTGGTTCCATTATTTCAGTATGGTGTTCCAAGATCCCAG GTTCAAAGGGTCAACACTTGCAGTGATGGGGCAGTATCTTTTGGAAGGCGAGATGGCCATTATGGGTGGGACAGGAGAGTTCGCCATGGCACGCGGCGTCATCAAGTACAAAACAGTCGTTAACACTCGTCGTGAAAGCTACAAAGAACTTGACATCCATGCACTCTATGTCACAAGATCT GGCCAACAATCCATACCTTCATCCAGTATAATTGTTTAA
- the LOC127345926 gene encoding uncharacterized protein isoform X2, with product MERGRLLAPFPPREQATARVCMVSSFATELLEIRSREPSPPLHVLVIPGNPGIVGFYKDFVEALYENLGGQASVTAIGHISHGQKDCERGRLFSLQEQIDHKVDFLEKEVLHTEQSIILVGHSIGAYIGLEIFKRLQKKVNFFVGLYPFLSLNKSSLKQSTIGYIARSSLLSKGVSLLASFIGSLQPSVTKSIVRRFLGSSWSAAAVDAGCSHLLQYHTMHNVLFMAKTEFLKLHEEPDWNFIRAKQDQIAFLFGVDDHWGPLAHMEEISKHAPEVALSVEKEGHTHGYCCTEAGSFWVADYVADLIKNQMTIRDT from the exons ATGGAGAGAGGGAGGCTCCTCGCGCCGTTCCCTCCGAGGGAGCAGGCCACGGCCAGGGTGTGCATGGTCTCCAG CTTTGCGACGGAGTTGCTTGAGATAAGATCCAGAGAGCCATCGCCGCCGCTTCACGTGCTAGTCATCCCCGGCAATCCAG GTATTGTTGGGTTCTACAAGGACTTTGTTGAAGCCCTCTACGAAAACCTTGGTGGGCAGGCATCTGTTACGG CAATTGGGCATATTTCACATGGCCAGAAG GATTGTGAGCGTGGAAGATTGTTTTCGTTGCAGGAACAAATTGATCACAAG GTTGATTTTCTTGAGAAAGAGGTTCTGCATACCGAGCAATCAATTATTCTG GTGGGTCATTCTATTGGTGCATACATAGGTCTGGAGATATTCAAGAGACTCCAGAAAAAG GTAAACTTTTTTGTAGGGCTATACCCATTTTTGTCATTAAACAAGAGCTCTCTGAAGCAATCAACAATTGGATATATTGCAAG GTCATCTCTCCTTAGTAAAGGGGTTAGTTTGCTTGCGTCTTTTATTGGCTCACTCCAACCTTCAGTTACAAAGAGCATTGTGAGACGGTTCCTTGGATCTTCTTGGTCTGCAGCGGCAGTCGATGCTGGTTGCAGCCATCTCTTGCAG TACCACACGATGCACAATGTGCTTTTCATGGCAAAGACGGAATTCCTAAAG CTTCATGAAGAACCAGACTGGAATTTCATTAGAGCAAAACAAGACCAAATTGCTTTTCTGTTTGGTGTGGATGATCACTGGGGTCCTTTAGCTCACATGGAAGAG ATCTCAAAGCATGCTCCTGAGGTTGCCTTGTCGGTCGAGAAAGAAGGTCACACACATGGCTACTGCTGCACGGAGGCCGGATCCTTCTGGGTTGCTGACTATGTTGCGGACTTGATTAAAAACCAAATGACCATCAGAGATACCTGA